Proteins encoded within one genomic window of Triticum aestivum cultivar Chinese Spring chromosome 2D, IWGSC CS RefSeq v2.1, whole genome shotgun sequence:
- the LOC123051125 gene encoding probable histone acetyltransferase HAC-like 3 isoform X2, producing the protein MMTQTLQGIQQQYAPSGFTVQKPRTQTAAQVLQLDNMDSDTSPVRLVIKHRIANYLQGRGDFYNLDTRYLLAVSKSIDEQLYKDAESKIQYMDFETLEVRVNALLSCGSFGNSIYAWASSAALPTSYPGQLGIEVPDSSIQHVFYPQGFAPTNHHEVAADFAHSSADNIKRSPESLANTTAAPCMSSLPKYSSCLAGDFSGGAPTGHTEDHFPGDAHQVDSPQPSTSGSSSSVSGMCDRTANFTNNNRYSTGLVSSSLQYRECKEMLYTWSHPIEQSDQSNITAGGHDLYSGNCVTVREVVGRAEQTSNSTVSKPNSPASDESSGKHHPAKRLKVNYPFPVHADETEFPKEQQPAANGPHASSETVKSETTVLSMKSPSGCSLQDSNASNTMENFRLQETAVQADEGLCYENGDIEMKDSKLSSVDQTSLVASLTTRKKRGGSILYPLTAEELRDHMRSLGQHIFPNKAITEEDQSGLPDQNTCNLCGMERLLFEPPPRFCALCFKVINSTGSYYVPVENGSDKTSICAKCHHHVSNAKAKYERRSNYAETDAESEWWVACDKCKAWQHQICALFNPKVMEEGVEYTCAKCLLKEKDSGDIDLLESSAVLGALELPRTKLSNHIEQRLSVRLEHERLQRARASGKSVEEVPEVEGLTVRVVSSAARVLQVLPRFRDFFKQGNYPGEFPYKSKAILLFQKNEGVDVCLFAMYVQEYGSASPSPNQRHVYLAYIDSVKYFRPEIKSASGEALRTFVYHEILIGYLDYCKKQGFVSCSIWACPSTKRDDYVLYCHPTAQKMPRSDKLRSWYQNLIKKAVREGVVVERNTLYDFFLQPTSECKAVTSAACLPYCENDFWPGEAEKLLEKKDDDTSQKNDIQAGRALRVAKRDDRKGNPEDILLVHKLGEKMRTMKEDFIMLCLQQFCKHCHQPILSGKSWMCTCCKNFHLCDQCHAEELSAPQKNRHPAATKQKHAFQRIEEEPLPETDDGDPTMESKYFDSRTDFLKHCQDNQYQFDTLRRAKHSTMMILYNLHDSACSACHRAMDQRFAWRCLVCAGCKFCDSCYKQDGENLHIHKLKQADNRQLLPNYTLQDYLESLVHASKCFHNPHNCSFKLCVTMKKLFYHGVRCAIRNQGGCRNCVFMWGLLLTHSKQCDHGDCSVPRCRDLKEFMGKAKMVTAGPCAMEC; encoded by the exons ATGATGACACAAACCCTGCAAGGGATCCAGCAGCAGTATGCACCAAGTGGCTTTACTGTCCAGAAACCTCGCACACAGACTGCAGCGCAAGTTCTTCAGCTGGATAATATGGATTCAGATACTTCTCCAGTACGTCTCGTGATCAAACATAGAAT TGCAAACTACCTGCAAGGAAGGGGGGATTTCTACAACTTGGACACACGTTATCTTCTGGCAGTTTCAAAAAGTATTGATGAGCAGCTTTATAAGGATGCTGAATCAAAG ATCCAATACATGGATTTTGAAACTTTAGAAGTTAGGGTAAATGCTCTTCTCAGTTGTGGATCATTTGGCAACAGTATATATGCTTGGGCTTCTTCAGCAGCTTTACCGACATCTTACCCAGGACAGCTTGGGATAGAAGTACCAGATTCAAGTATACAGCATGTGTTTTATCCTCAGG GATTTGCACCAACTAATCATCATGAAGTTGCTGCCGACTTTGCTCATTCTTCAGCTGATAACATTAAACGGAGTCCTGAAAGCTTAGCAAACACCACTGCTGCACCATGTATGTCATCACTACCAAAATACAGTTCCTGTCTTGCTGGAGATTTCAGTGGTGGAGCGCCTACTGGCCATACAGAAGACCATTTCCCAG GTGATGCTCATCAAGTTGATAGTCCACAACCATCGACATCTGGTAGTTCCAGTTCTGTGTCTGGAATGTGTGACAGAACCGCAAATTTTACAAATAACAACAGATATTCCACTGGCCTAGTATCATCGTCTCTACAGTACAGAGAATGCAAGGAAATGTTATATACTTGGAGTCACCCAATAGAGCAATCAGATCAGTCAAATATCACAGCTGGAGGCCATGACTTGTACTCTGGTAATTGTGTCACTGTAAGAGAGGTAGTGGGGAGAGCTGAACAGACATCAAATAGCACTGTATCAAAGCCAAATTCACCTGCTTCAGATGAATCTTCTGGCAAGCATCATCCGGCAAAACGATTAAAGGTTAATTACCCCTTTCCTGTCCATGCCGATGAAACAGAGTTTCCAAAGGAACAACAGCCTGCTGCCAATGGGCCTCATGCATCTTCTGAAACAGTAAAGTCTGAAACCACAGTATTATCTATGAAGTCGCCATCTGGCTGTTCCTTGCAGGACAGCAATGCTAGCAATACCATGGAGAATTTTAGGTTGCAAGAGACTGCTGTGCAAGCTGACGAAGGGTTGTGTTATGAAAATGGTGACATCGAGATGAAGGACTCTAAGCTTAGCTCAGTGGATCAAACATCACTAGTAGCCAGCCTAACTACAAGGAAGAAAAGAGGGGGCTCAATACTTTATCCTTTAACTGCTGAGGAGCTTAGAGATCACATGAGAAGTCTGGGCCAGCATATTTTTCCG AACAAGGCGATTACAGAAGAGGACCAGTCAGGCTTGCCTGACCAAAATACATGCAACTTATGTGGGATGGAGCGGCTTCTTTTTGAACCTCCTCCACGATTCTGTGCTCTGTGTTTTAAAGTAATAAATTCGACGGGATCCTATTATGTTCCTGTGGAAAATGGAAGTGATAAGACTTCAATATGTGCCAAATGTCACCACCATGTTAGTAATGCAAAAGCTAAATATGAAAGGAGATCCAATTATGCAGAAACAGATGCCGAGTCTGAATGG TGGGTTGCGTGTGATAAATGCAAAGCGTGGCAGCATCAAATATGTGCCCTTTTTAACCCTAAGGTTATGGAGGAGGGGGTGGAGTATACATGTGCGAAATGTTTATTGAAGGAGAAGGATAGCGGAGATATAGATTTGCTGGAGTCATCTGCTGTTCTAGGAGCATTAGAGTTACCAAGAACTAAACTGAGCAATCATATCGAGCAGAGACTTTCAGTGCGGCTTGAGCATGAGCGGCTGCAGAGGGCAAGGGCTTCAGGAAAAAGTGTTGAAGAG GTACCTGAAGTTGAAGGTCTTACTGTTAGAGTGGTTTCTTCTGCTGCAAGAGTACTTCAAGTCCTACCACGTTTTCGGGATTTTTTTAAACAAGGAAACTACCCTGGTGAATTTCCGTACAAATCGAAG GCCATTCTCTTGTTTCAAAAGAATGAAGGCGTGGATGTTTGTCTGTTTGCCATGTATGTACAAGAGTATGGTTCTGCTAGCCCCTCACCAAATCAAAGGCACGTTTATCTTGCATATATCGATTCGGTCAAGTACTTCAGGCCTGAAATCAAATCTGCAAGTGGCGAAGCTCTCCGTACCTTTGTGTACCATGAAATTTTG ATTGGCTATTTGGATTACTGCAAGAAACAAGGGTTTGTAAGCTGCTCCATATGGGCTTGCCCATCTACAAAGCGTGATGATTATGTTTTGTATTGTCATCCCACGGCACAAAAAATGCCGAGGTCTGACAAACTTCGGAGCTG GTACCAGAACTTGATCAAGAAGGCTGTTAGGGAGGGTGTAGTTGTGGAGCGTAATACGCTGTACGATTTTTTTCTTCAGCCTACCAGTGAATGCAAGGCCGTTACTTCTGCAGCATGCTTGCCATATTGTGAGAATGATTTCTGGCCTGGGGAAGCAGAGAAACTCCTCGAGAAGAAAGACGACGACACCTCGCAGAAGAACGACATACAAGCAGGAAGGGCCCTACGGGTTGCCAAACGTGATGACAGGAAAGGGAACCCTGAGGATATCTTGTTAGTGCACAAA CTTGGAGAAAAGATGAGAACAATGAAAGAAGACTTTATTATGCTTTGTCTGCAGCAGTTTTGCAAGCATTGCCACCAACCTATTTTATCTGGTAAAAGTTGGATGTGTACTTGCTGCAAAAACTTCCATCTTTGTGACCA ATGCCATGCAGAGGAGCTAAGTGCCCCACAAAAGAACAGGCATCCAGCTGCAACAAAACAAAAGCATGCCTTTCAAAGA ATAGAGGAAGAACCTCTCCCAGAGACTGATGATGGAGATCCAACAATGGAAAGCAAGTATTTTGACAGCAGAACAGATTTCTTGAAGCATTGTCAAGACAATCAGTACCAGTTTGATACACTCCGACGGGCAAAACACTCAACAATGATGATTCTTTATAATCTACATGATTCAGCTTGCTCTGCTTGTCACCGGGCAATGGATCAACGCTTTGCGTGGCGGTGCCTGGTTTGCGCGGGCTGCAAATTTTGTGATTCATGCTATAAACAAGACGGCGAAAATTTGCACATACATAAACTCAAACAGGCGGACAATCGGCAACTACTGCCAAACTACACTCTGCAG
- the LOC123051125 gene encoding probable histone acetyltransferase HAC-like 3 isoform X1, giving the protein MMTQTLQGIQQQYAPSGFTVQKPRTQTAAQVLQLDNMDSDTSPVRLVIKHRIANYLQGRGDFYNLDTRYLLAVSKSIDEQLYKDAESKIQYMDFETLEVRVNALLSCGSFGNSIYAWASSAALPTSYPGQLGIEVPDSSIQHVFYPQGFAPTNHHEVAADFAHSSADNIKRSPESLANTTAAPCMSSLPKYSSCLAGDFSGGAPTGHTEDHFPGDAHQVDSPQPSTSGSSSSVSGMCDRTANFTNNNRYSTGLVSSSLQYRECKEMLYTWSHPIEQSDQSNITAGGHDLYSGNCVTVREVVGRAEQTSNSTVSKPNSPASDESSGKHHPAKRLKVNYPFPVHADETEFPKEQQPAANGPHASSETVKSETTVLSMKSPSGCSLQDSNASNTMENFRLQETAVQADEGLCYENGDIEMKDSKLSSVDQTSLVASLTTRKKRGGSILYPLTAEELRDHMRSLGQHIFPNKAITEEDQSGLPDQNTCNLCGMERLLFEPPPRFCALCFKVINSTGSYYVPVENGSDKTSICAKCHHHVSNAKAKYERRSNYAETDAESEWWVACDKCKAWQHQICALFNPKVMEEGVEYTCAKCLLKEKDSGDIDLLESSAVLGALELPRTKLSNHIEQRLSVRLEHERLQRARASGKSVEEVPEVEGLTVRVVSSAARVLQVLPRFRDFFKQGNYPGEFPYKSKAILLFQKNEGVDVCLFAMYVQEYGSASPSPNQRHVYLAYIDSVKYFRPEIKSASGEALRTFVYHEILIGYLDYCKKQGFVSCSIWACPSTKRDDYVLYCHPTAQKMPRSDKLRSWYQNLIKKAVREGVVVERNTLYDFFLQPTSECKAVTSAACLPYCENDFWPGEAEKLLEKKDDDTSQKNDIQAGRALRVAKRDDRKGNPEDILLVHKLGEKMRTMKEDFIMLCLQQFCKHCHQPILSGKSWMCTCCKNFHLCDQCHAEELSAPQKNRHPAATKQKHAFQRIEEEPLPETDDGDPTMESKYFDSRTDFLKHCQDNQYQFDTLRRAKHSTMMILYNLHDSACSACHRAMDQRFAWRCLVCAGCKFCDSCYKQDGENLHIHKLKQADNRQLLPNYTLQQDYLESLVHASKCFHNPHNCSFKLCVTMKKLFYHGVRCAIRNQGGCRNCVFMWGLLLTHSKQCDHGDCSVPRCRDLKEFMGKAKMVTAGPCAMEC; this is encoded by the exons ATGATGACACAAACCCTGCAAGGGATCCAGCAGCAGTATGCACCAAGTGGCTTTACTGTCCAGAAACCTCGCACACAGACTGCAGCGCAAGTTCTTCAGCTGGATAATATGGATTCAGATACTTCTCCAGTACGTCTCGTGATCAAACATAGAAT TGCAAACTACCTGCAAGGAAGGGGGGATTTCTACAACTTGGACACACGTTATCTTCTGGCAGTTTCAAAAAGTATTGATGAGCAGCTTTATAAGGATGCTGAATCAAAG ATCCAATACATGGATTTTGAAACTTTAGAAGTTAGGGTAAATGCTCTTCTCAGTTGTGGATCATTTGGCAACAGTATATATGCTTGGGCTTCTTCAGCAGCTTTACCGACATCTTACCCAGGACAGCTTGGGATAGAAGTACCAGATTCAAGTATACAGCATGTGTTTTATCCTCAGG GATTTGCACCAACTAATCATCATGAAGTTGCTGCCGACTTTGCTCATTCTTCAGCTGATAACATTAAACGGAGTCCTGAAAGCTTAGCAAACACCACTGCTGCACCATGTATGTCATCACTACCAAAATACAGTTCCTGTCTTGCTGGAGATTTCAGTGGTGGAGCGCCTACTGGCCATACAGAAGACCATTTCCCAG GTGATGCTCATCAAGTTGATAGTCCACAACCATCGACATCTGGTAGTTCCAGTTCTGTGTCTGGAATGTGTGACAGAACCGCAAATTTTACAAATAACAACAGATATTCCACTGGCCTAGTATCATCGTCTCTACAGTACAGAGAATGCAAGGAAATGTTATATACTTGGAGTCACCCAATAGAGCAATCAGATCAGTCAAATATCACAGCTGGAGGCCATGACTTGTACTCTGGTAATTGTGTCACTGTAAGAGAGGTAGTGGGGAGAGCTGAACAGACATCAAATAGCACTGTATCAAAGCCAAATTCACCTGCTTCAGATGAATCTTCTGGCAAGCATCATCCGGCAAAACGATTAAAGGTTAATTACCCCTTTCCTGTCCATGCCGATGAAACAGAGTTTCCAAAGGAACAACAGCCTGCTGCCAATGGGCCTCATGCATCTTCTGAAACAGTAAAGTCTGAAACCACAGTATTATCTATGAAGTCGCCATCTGGCTGTTCCTTGCAGGACAGCAATGCTAGCAATACCATGGAGAATTTTAGGTTGCAAGAGACTGCTGTGCAAGCTGACGAAGGGTTGTGTTATGAAAATGGTGACATCGAGATGAAGGACTCTAAGCTTAGCTCAGTGGATCAAACATCACTAGTAGCCAGCCTAACTACAAGGAAGAAAAGAGGGGGCTCAATACTTTATCCTTTAACTGCTGAGGAGCTTAGAGATCACATGAGAAGTCTGGGCCAGCATATTTTTCCG AACAAGGCGATTACAGAAGAGGACCAGTCAGGCTTGCCTGACCAAAATACATGCAACTTATGTGGGATGGAGCGGCTTCTTTTTGAACCTCCTCCACGATTCTGTGCTCTGTGTTTTAAAGTAATAAATTCGACGGGATCCTATTATGTTCCTGTGGAAAATGGAAGTGATAAGACTTCAATATGTGCCAAATGTCACCACCATGTTAGTAATGCAAAAGCTAAATATGAAAGGAGATCCAATTATGCAGAAACAGATGCCGAGTCTGAATGG TGGGTTGCGTGTGATAAATGCAAAGCGTGGCAGCATCAAATATGTGCCCTTTTTAACCCTAAGGTTATGGAGGAGGGGGTGGAGTATACATGTGCGAAATGTTTATTGAAGGAGAAGGATAGCGGAGATATAGATTTGCTGGAGTCATCTGCTGTTCTAGGAGCATTAGAGTTACCAAGAACTAAACTGAGCAATCATATCGAGCAGAGACTTTCAGTGCGGCTTGAGCATGAGCGGCTGCAGAGGGCAAGGGCTTCAGGAAAAAGTGTTGAAGAG GTACCTGAAGTTGAAGGTCTTACTGTTAGAGTGGTTTCTTCTGCTGCAAGAGTACTTCAAGTCCTACCACGTTTTCGGGATTTTTTTAAACAAGGAAACTACCCTGGTGAATTTCCGTACAAATCGAAG GCCATTCTCTTGTTTCAAAAGAATGAAGGCGTGGATGTTTGTCTGTTTGCCATGTATGTACAAGAGTATGGTTCTGCTAGCCCCTCACCAAATCAAAGGCACGTTTATCTTGCATATATCGATTCGGTCAAGTACTTCAGGCCTGAAATCAAATCTGCAAGTGGCGAAGCTCTCCGTACCTTTGTGTACCATGAAATTTTG ATTGGCTATTTGGATTACTGCAAGAAACAAGGGTTTGTAAGCTGCTCCATATGGGCTTGCCCATCTACAAAGCGTGATGATTATGTTTTGTATTGTCATCCCACGGCACAAAAAATGCCGAGGTCTGACAAACTTCGGAGCTG GTACCAGAACTTGATCAAGAAGGCTGTTAGGGAGGGTGTAGTTGTGGAGCGTAATACGCTGTACGATTTTTTTCTTCAGCCTACCAGTGAATGCAAGGCCGTTACTTCTGCAGCATGCTTGCCATATTGTGAGAATGATTTCTGGCCTGGGGAAGCAGAGAAACTCCTCGAGAAGAAAGACGACGACACCTCGCAGAAGAACGACATACAAGCAGGAAGGGCCCTACGGGTTGCCAAACGTGATGACAGGAAAGGGAACCCTGAGGATATCTTGTTAGTGCACAAA CTTGGAGAAAAGATGAGAACAATGAAAGAAGACTTTATTATGCTTTGTCTGCAGCAGTTTTGCAAGCATTGCCACCAACCTATTTTATCTGGTAAAAGTTGGATGTGTACTTGCTGCAAAAACTTCCATCTTTGTGACCA ATGCCATGCAGAGGAGCTAAGTGCCCCACAAAAGAACAGGCATCCAGCTGCAACAAAACAAAAGCATGCCTTTCAAAGA ATAGAGGAAGAACCTCTCCCAGAGACTGATGATGGAGATCCAACAATGGAAAGCAAGTATTTTGACAGCAGAACAGATTTCTTGAAGCATTGTCAAGACAATCAGTACCAGTTTGATACACTCCGACGGGCAAAACACTCAACAATGATGATTCTTTATAATCTACATGATTCAGCTTGCTCTGCTTGTCACCGGGCAATGGATCAACGCTTTGCGTGGCGGTGCCTGGTTTGCGCGGGCTGCAAATTTTGTGATTCATGCTATAAACAAGACGGCGAAAATTTGCACATACATAAACTCAAACAGGCGGACAATCGGCAACTACTGCCAAACTACACTCTGCAG